The Hyla sarda isolate aHylSar1 unplaced genomic scaffold, aHylSar1.hap1 scaffold_734, whole genome shotgun sequence genome has a window encoding:
- the LOC130344774 gene encoding fucolectin-6-like, with protein MNLLSSLILLGSLILTLGCAPEPGATNIARNGEASQDSIYQYTIMGYAKNAIDGVKDGNFHKSSCTHTNGLKDPWWKLDLKQTYKISNVVLTNRQDCCPERLLGAEVRIGNNPDNNNPVCGKVKGLASADLSFCCNGMEGQYVSVVIPGRAEYLTLCEVEVYGDLVTEGKLCW; from the exons ATGAATCTTCTGTCGTCTCTGATTCTCCTCGGGTCTCTGATCCTGACCCTGGGATGTGCCCCTGAACCTGGAG CCACAAACATAGCAAGAAATGGAGAAGCCTCCCAGGATTCTATCTATCAATATACTATAATGGGATACGCCAAAAATGCCATAGATGGGGTCAAAGATGGAAATTTTCACAAGAGCTCCTGCACGCACACCAATGGGTTAAAAGATCCCTGGTGGAAGCTGGACCTGAAACAGACCTACAAGATATCAAACGTTGTCCTAACAAATAGGCAGGACTGCTGTCCGGAGAGGCTGCTGGGGGCCGAGGTCCGAATTGGGAACAACCCCGACAACAACAACCCTGT ATGCGGCAAAGTCAAAGGTCTTGCATCTGCCGACTTATCATTTTGCTGTAACGGGATGGAAGGTCAGTACGTCAGTGTGGTGATCCCCGGACGCGCGGAGTACTTGACACTGTGTGAGGTGGAGGTTTATGGAGACCTGGTGACGGAGGGTAAACTCTGCTGGTAG